One part of the Moorena sp. SIOASIH genome encodes these proteins:
- a CDS encoding YraN family protein, translating into MAKVGQLGEKLVARWLQTQGWVILNHNWRCRWGEIDLIAKGNPMPLAFVEVKTRSRGNWDADGRRAITPQKQAKLRRTAELFLSEHPDLANLPCRFDVALVRCQSLSQPLQSTTTDQEIESQIVELAQPVLVAGYKLILQHYMQSAFD; encoded by the coding sequence ATGGCTAAGGTTGGGCAATTAGGAGAGAAGTTAGTCGCTAGGTGGTTACAAACCCAAGGCTGGGTGATCCTAAACCATAACTGGCGCTGTCGATGGGGAGAGATTGACCTAATTGCCAAAGGAAACCCGATGCCATTGGCTTTTGTCGAGGTTAAAACTCGCAGTCGAGGGAATTGGGATGCCGATGGTCGAAGAGCGATTACACCACAAAAGCAAGCTAAACTCCGGCGTACAGCTGAGTTGTTTCTGTCAGAACATCCAGATTTAGCTAATTTACCCTGCCGATTTGATGTTGCTCTTGTCCGTTGCCAGAGCCTGAGCCAACCTTTACAGTCTACAACCACAGATCAAGAGATCGAAAGTCAGATCGTTGAGCTAGCTCAACCGGTATTGGTGGCAGGATATAAGCTGATTCTACAACACTACATGCAGTCAGCTTTTGATTAG
- a CDS encoding YtxH domain-containing protein, with protein sequence MSKKSAGVFIGGMLLGSAVGTVVGLLIAPRTGRDTRKLLKKSADALPELAEDLSSSVQLQADRLSDSTLRNWDDTLARLKVAIAAGLEASVAEKASVAESVEPIKSESEVAAESNSSANQH encoded by the coding sequence ATGTCAAAAAAAAGTGCTGGAGTATTTATCGGTGGCATGCTATTGGGTAGTGCCGTAGGAACAGTGGTAGGGTTGCTAATTGCCCCCCGTACTGGTCGCGATACGCGCAAGCTATTGAAAAAATCGGCAGATGCCTTACCCGAATTAGCCGAAGATCTTTCTAGCAGTGTACAACTACAGGCAGATCGCCTTTCCGATTCGACACTGCGTAACTGGGATGATACCCTAGCTCGACTAAAGGTAGCGATCGCAGCAGGTCTTGAGGCTTCTGTGGCTGAAAAAGCTTCTGTGGCTGAAAGCGTAGAGCCAATAAAGTCCGAGTCGGAAGTTGCCGCAGAGTCCAACTCGTCCGCTAATCAACATTAG
- a CDS encoding DUF948 domain-containing protein, whose amino-acid sequence MIDPLFWLGLSFLLVAVSLTAVLVTLLPAVQELARAARSVEKLADTLNRELPPTLEAIRLTGLEISDLTDDLNQGVKSAGHVVQQVDHSISSAKNQAQKVKENTRNVVKGVKAAWKTWRGTSPKSRSIDSLPSSGATRDGEGLLAITESAPIHRKALEIPETDQRSSDVNQPRLGDSNYNHKEVNDGTRETSDYDIHDNSIDDNSF is encoded by the coding sequence GTGATTGATCCTCTATTTTGGCTCGGGCTGTCCTTTCTGCTCGTAGCAGTTAGTTTAACCGCTGTTTTGGTAACGTTATTGCCTGCTGTACAAGAGTTAGCGCGGGCAGCTCGTAGTGTGGAAAAATTAGCTGATACCCTAAATCGGGAATTACCACCAACCCTAGAAGCCATTAGGCTGACAGGCTTGGAAATCAGCGACTTGACAGATGATCTTAATCAAGGAGTAAAAAGTGCTGGTCATGTGGTTCAACAGGTTGACCACAGTATTAGCAGTGCTAAAAACCAAGCCCAAAAAGTCAAAGAGAATACTCGTAATGTGGTTAAGGGTGTCAAAGCTGCCTGGAAAACTTGGAGGGGTACTTCACCAAAATCAAGGTCAATCGATTCCCTACCATCATCAGGTGCGACCCGTGATGGCGAGGGATTGCTCGCCATCACGGAAAGCGCACCTATTCACAGAAAAGCTCTAGAAATTCCTGAGACTGATCAACGCTCATCAGACGTTAATCAGCCAAGGCTCGGAGATAGTAACTATAACCATAAAGAGGTCAATGACGGGACTCGTGAAACCTCTGATTACGACATCCATGATAATTCCATCGATGATAATTCTTTTTAA
- a CDS encoding transposase, producing the protein MQLGYSYKLKPSQRQQAVMNRWLDMLRAQYNYLLRDRNDSYDQAKAPRLGNYCDFKSGGEACPLTCSVSKNHSVGYPWKKSQKNPRRNAYEAQSSNLPILKKERPWYKSIHSTVLQQTLRQLDVAFAKFFKGETGYPKPKRRSRFRSFKYAPGQVKLNGNKIYLPGIGWIGFHNSRPIPDGFALKSVTVRRKARGWFASLQIEDKSVPPAPVKNNTEIDPLKVCGCDLGINKLVSLSNGKTIANPAKQKAFRRRERRLKLRQKTASRKRKGSSNRKKSYSKVASLHERITNNRSAYHWDVANQLVDGADALVFEDLNIKGMKSRCKPKPNEKGGYDRNGQSAKRGLNRSISNAAWGELVKKVEVVAAKSGIPVVKINPKYTSQKCPKCHHISKSNRKKEKFVCTECGYHDDADVNGAVNIKLRGLKKLGIDPTQLPPVRGKVTPTEITVS; encoded by the coding sequence ATGCAACTGGGATATTCTTATAAACTCAAACCAAGTCAACGACAACAAGCCGTAATGAATCGGTGGTTAGACATGCTGAGAGCACAATATAATTACCTACTTAGAGACAGAAATGATTCTTACGATCAAGCAAAGGCTCCCAGGTTAGGTAATTATTGCGACTTTAAAAGTGGGGGAGAAGCGTGTCCGTTGACCTGTTCAGTAAGTAAGAATCACTCTGTGGGCTACCCTTGGAAGAAAAGCCAAAAAAATCCAAGACGAAATGCTTACGAAGCTCAAAGTTCCAATCTTCCTATACTTAAGAAAGAAAGACCCTGGTACAAATCGATTCATTCAACTGTCTTGCAACAGACTCTAAGACAGTTAGATGTTGCATTTGCCAAATTCTTCAAGGGAGAGACAGGTTATCCGAAGCCAAAAAGAAGGTCACGGTTTAGGAGCTTTAAGTATGCTCCTGGTCAGGTAAAGCTTAATGGAAACAAGATATACCTTCCAGGAATTGGATGGATTGGTTTTCACAACTCCCGCCCTATTCCTGATGGGTTTGCCTTAAAGTCCGTTACTGTTCGTAGAAAAGCTCGTGGGTGGTTTGCCAGCCTTCAGATCGAAGACAAATCGGTTCCACCTGCTCCAGTAAAAAATAACACCGAAATTGACCCTCTGAAAGTGTGCGGGTGCGACCTAGGCATCAATAAATTAGTAAGTCTCTCTAATGGAAAAACAATAGCTAATCCAGCCAAACAAAAAGCTTTTAGGAGAAGGGAAAGGCGCTTAAAATTAAGGCAAAAAACTGCTAGCAGAAAGAGGAAGGGGTCTAGTAACAGAAAAAAGTCTTATTCTAAAGTTGCTTCTCTTCATGAGCGGATAACAAATAACCGTAGTGCCTACCATTGGGATGTAGCAAATCAATTAGTTGATGGGGCAGATGCTTTAGTATTTGAAGATCTCAATATTAAAGGAATGAAGTCTCGGTGCAAGCCTAAACCCAATGAGAAGGGTGGTTATGACCGCAATGGGCAGTCGGCAAAAAGAGGTTTAAATAGATCGATATCTAACGCAGCTTGGGGAGAACTAGTCAAAAAGGTAGAAGTTGTGGCTGCAAAGTCAGGCATACCAGTAGTAAAAATAAATCCCAAGTACACATCTCAAAAATGCCCAAAATGCCATCACATCAGCAAAAGTAACAGAAAGAAAGAAAAATTTGTTTGTACTGAATGTGGATATCATGATGATGCTGATGTGAATGGGGCAGTAAACATAAAACTAAGGGGTCTCAAAAAACTGGGAATTGACCCCACTCAGCTACCTCCGGTGCGGGGGAAAGTCACGCCCACGGAGATAACAGTCTCTTAG
- a CDS encoding ABC transporter substrate-binding protein: MFRPKFWINIGFVEQIGEFFAKFRTKPAPNTVFPTVFIGLSLVLVACAPKGGDAKSNTVTILGVMTGEGEQIIEQILEPFTKETGIKVVYEASSDFATLLPVLVESGNAPDLAMFPQPGLMADFAREGQLVPLDTFIDKSQLSAAYSQNWLDLATVDSKVYGVWIRAAVKSLVWYNRAAFKAAGYKIPNTWNEMMALSDQIVADGGVPWCIGIESGAATGWVGTDWIEDIMLRTVGGEVYDQWVAHNIPFNHPAVKNAFEQFGNIALNPKYVFGGTVGIISTPFGDAATPLFDKPPVCYLHRQASFITSFLPKDVALDNDVSIFLLPGIKQELGVPVLVSGIVTAMFKDTPEARKLMEYLSTAQAHTIWASQGDYVSPHKQVSLDAYPNDIVKRQAEILANADMVRFDGSDMMPGAVGTGTFWSGIVDYIGGTDVDTVLKTIEDSWPD, encoded by the coding sequence ATGTTCAGACCCAAATTCTGGATCAATATAGGTTTTGTCGAACAGATAGGAGAATTTTTTGCTAAATTTAGAACTAAACCGGCTCCTAACACGGTATTTCCTACTGTATTTATAGGTTTATCTTTAGTTTTAGTCGCCTGTGCCCCCAAGGGTGGAGACGCTAAAAGCAATACGGTTACTATCCTGGGAGTAATGACAGGGGAAGGGGAGCAAATAATCGAACAGATACTAGAACCCTTCACTAAAGAAACGGGTATCAAGGTGGTGTATGAAGCCAGTAGTGATTTCGCCACCCTCCTACCTGTGTTGGTGGAATCTGGAAATGCTCCCGATCTTGCCATGTTCCCTCAACCGGGTTTGATGGCTGACTTTGCTAGGGAAGGTCAACTGGTACCTCTAGATACCTTCATAGACAAATCTCAGTTATCTGCTGCTTATTCTCAAAACTGGCTAGATTTGGCAACTGTCGATAGTAAAGTATACGGAGTGTGGATTAGGGCGGCGGTCAAAAGCTTAGTTTGGTACAATCGAGCTGCGTTTAAGGCAGCTGGTTACAAAATCCCTAACACCTGGAATGAAATGATGGCACTGTCCGATCAGATTGTGGCAGATGGCGGTGTCCCTTGGTGCATCGGAATAGAAAGCGGTGCGGCTACAGGATGGGTTGGTACCGACTGGATTGAGGATATTATGTTGCGCACGGTTGGTGGGGAAGTGTATGACCAGTGGGTTGCTCACAACATTCCCTTTAATCACCCAGCGGTTAAGAATGCTTTTGAGCAGTTTGGCAACATTGCCCTTAATCCTAAGTATGTGTTTGGTGGTACTGTTGGTATTATTAGCACTCCATTTGGTGACGCAGCCACACCCTTATTTGATAAGCCCCCAGTTTGCTATCTGCATCGCCAAGCCAGCTTTATTACTAGCTTCTTACCTAAAGATGTAGCGCTAGATAATGATGTGAGTATCTTTCTGTTACCGGGTATTAAACAGGAATTGGGAGTGCCAGTGTTAGTGTCTGGTATTGTGACTGCTATGTTTAAGGATACTCCAGAAGCACGGAAGTTGATGGAGTATTTATCAACTGCCCAAGCCCATACTATCTGGGCAAGTCAGGGAGATTATGTCTCACCCCATAAACAGGTTAGTTTGGATGCTTACCCCAATGACATTGTTAAACGTCAAGCGGAAATCTTAGCCAATGCGGATATGGTGCGCTTCGATGGTTCGGATATGATGCCAGGAGCCGTGGGTACCGGGACATTCTGGAGTGGCATTGTTGATTATATTGGTGGGACAGATGTGGATACAGTTCTGAAAACTATTGAGGACAGTTGGCCAGATTAA
- a CDS encoding sugar ABC transporter permease yields MVLLKIVTFILAVVIGCGGVIALLYAMNGLVNQLPNKTRLTLAKRPRYGNGHATRTHFVAWVYLAPALALLTAYLILPTLNTIYISFLDKRSQNFVGLDNYIFAFTNPTMLIAFRNNVLWLVLVTGFSVALGLIIAVLVDRVRYELVAKSIIFMPMAISFVGASVIWRFIYAFRPAGSEQIGLLNGIITSLGFEPVGWLVERSINNYALIVIMIWLQTGFCLILLSAAIKGIPKDIIEAARIDGASEWQIFWKITIPMIRGTIAVVVTTVVIAVLKVFDIVWVMTGGNQNTEVIASRMIKEMFNYRNFGRGSAIAVILLLVIIPVMISNIRRFREQENSR; encoded by the coding sequence ATGGTATTGCTCAAAATAGTTACTTTCATTCTCGCCGTTGTCATAGGCTGTGGTGGGGTGATAGCTTTATTATATGCCATGAATGGCTTGGTAAATCAGCTACCCAATAAAACGCGATTGACCTTGGCCAAAAGGCCACGCTACGGGAACGGTCACGCTACGCGAACGCATTTTGTGGCTTGGGTATACTTAGCCCCTGCTTTAGCATTACTAACCGCTTACCTGATTCTCCCCACCCTCAATACTATCTATATCAGCTTCTTGGATAAGCGATCGCAAAATTTTGTGGGACTGGACAATTACATCTTTGCCTTTACCAACCCTACTATGCTAATCGCTTTTCGTAACAATGTCCTTTGGTTGGTCTTGGTAACAGGGTTTAGTGTAGCATTGGGTTTAATTATTGCGGTGCTGGTGGATCGGGTACGCTATGAACTCGTAGCCAAGTCTATAATCTTTATGCCAATGGCAATTTCCTTTGTGGGGGCTAGCGTGATTTGGCGATTTATCTATGCTTTTCGTCCAGCTGGCTCAGAACAAATTGGCTTACTCAATGGCATTATTACCAGTTTAGGATTTGAGCCTGTAGGTTGGTTAGTGGAGCGCTCGATTAATAATTATGCTCTGATTGTGATTATGATTTGGTTGCAGACAGGGTTTTGCTTGATTTTGCTCTCTGCTGCCATCAAAGGTATCCCCAAAGATATTATCGAAGCTGCACGGATAGATGGAGCTAGTGAGTGGCAAATCTTCTGGAAAATTACTATTCCGATGATACGAGGGACTATTGCTGTGGTTGTGACTACTGTAGTAATAGCGGTGCTAAAAGTCTTTGATATTGTCTGGGTGATGACCGGTGGTAATCAAAATACGGAAGTGATTGCGTCTCGTATGATTAAGGAAATGTTCAATTATCGGAACTTTGGACGAGGTAGTGCGATCGCAGTTATTTTATTACTAGTTATTATTCCGGTTATGATTAGCAATATCCGTCGGTTTCGAGAGCAGGAGAACAGCCGTTGA
- a CDS encoding carbohydrate ABC transporter permease, with product MAPKPLFVAKSQHLQQFFWKIPIHLTLIIISLIWTLPTVGLFISSLRYRDDVLKTGWWSVFQHPFNFTQYHLGNYIDVITSEGMGQAFLNSLVISIPATVIPIAIATFAAYGFAWMKFPGRQVLFMVVVGLLVVPLQMTLIPVLRVYGYLGLSGTLLGIWLAHTGYGLPLGIYLLRNYIASLPQELIEAAAVDGASHLTIVTQLIVPLSMPAIASFAVFQFLWVWNDLLVALVYLGVTPDVAPLTIRLTNIVGYRGQQWHLLTSGAFITMIVPLIVFFVLQRYFVRGILAGSVKG from the coding sequence ATGGCACCAAAACCGCTCTTTGTAGCAAAATCCCAACACCTACAGCAATTCTTCTGGAAAATCCCGATTCATCTGACCCTGATTATCATCTCTTTGATCTGGACTCTACCCACTGTTGGCTTGTTCATTAGTTCCCTACGTTACCGAGATGATGTGCTCAAAACCGGTTGGTGGTCAGTCTTCCAACACCCCTTCAATTTCACCCAATACCACCTAGGTAACTATATTGATGTGATTACCTCCGAAGGGATGGGACAGGCATTTCTCAATAGTCTGGTTATCTCGATTCCCGCTACAGTCATTCCCATTGCGATCGCTACTTTTGCTGCCTATGGGTTTGCTTGGATGAAATTTCCTGGTCGCCAAGTCCTGTTTATGGTAGTAGTTGGCTTGCTGGTAGTCCCGTTACAGATGACTCTGATTCCGGTATTGCGAGTCTACGGATATCTAGGACTTTCCGGTACATTATTAGGTATTTGGTTAGCCCACACAGGCTATGGTTTGCCCTTAGGAATTTATTTATTGCGTAATTATATTGCTAGTTTGCCTCAGGAGTTAATCGAAGCAGCAGCAGTGGATGGTGCGTCTCATCTAACCATAGTTACCCAGCTGATTGTGCCTCTATCCATGCCTGCGATCGCATCATTTGCCGTGTTTCAATTTCTCTGGGTATGGAATGACTTGCTAGTTGCTTTAGTCTATCTCGGAGTTACACCAGACGTTGCCCCGTTAACGATCCGATTAACAAATATAGTAGGTTATCGTGGGCAGCAGTGGCATCTTCTTACCTCTGGTGCATTTATTACAATGATTGTACCACTGATTGTGTTTTTTGTTCTACAGCGGTACTTTGTGCGGGGGATTTTAGCCGGTTCGGTTAAGGGTTGA